From Roseburia hominis, the proteins below share one genomic window:
- a CDS encoding ABC transporter permease, whose protein sequence is MVTLWKKECRQILCSLIYWLYVIFLILFYTSQMGGMRGNMMTEPAPGQENYYRYGKKDQASEEEIMNYGLNCLVDGYMWGKFDTYPVGYIKEVTLSDEEQEEIGEILADMTGEQPEEFQKNMETYMQTPWEGGEDSWTPAIRDGYSYEAFLKHMERVCKIAGPGSEFEEDRLKSGARTSVDFEGAKKAYENLVEKDGYTGGYMRLFSDYMGIMLGILPVFLISSRILRDRRAEMQELIFTRKTSSAVIVTARYLAGVSMAMLPVIALSVMPMINCILFAGGTGMKLDYLAFLKYDLGWLLPSVLVVTALGFLITELTETPLAVLVQVIWWFVALQTGVNGMSGGEYGWTLIPRHNSVMNYGSFAEGFRQLVYNRLLYTILAVLLVAVTIGIYEAKRKGHLRRHGKILRNHKKSA, encoded by the coding sequence ATGGTGACATTGTGGAAGAAGGAATGCAGGCAGATCCTGTGCAGTCTGATCTACTGGCTTTACGTCATTTTTTTGATCTTGTTCTACACCAGCCAGATGGGAGGAATGCGGGGGAATATGATGACCGAGCCGGCGCCCGGACAGGAGAATTACTACAGATATGGCAAAAAGGATCAGGCGTCAGAAGAAGAAATCATGAACTATGGCCTGAACTGTCTGGTCGATGGGTATATGTGGGGAAAATTTGACACTTACCCGGTCGGGTATATAAAAGAAGTGACCTTAAGCGATGAGGAACAGGAAGAAATTGGGGAAATACTTGCGGACATGACAGGTGAGCAGCCGGAGGAATTTCAAAAGAATATGGAGACGTATATGCAGACGCCGTGGGAAGGCGGGGAGGACTCATGGACTCCGGCCATCCGCGACGGATACAGCTATGAAGCCTTTTTAAAACATATGGAGAGGGTGTGTAAGATCGCAGGCCCGGGCTCAGAATTCGAAGAGGACCGTTTGAAATCAGGGGCCAGGACTTCGGTGGACTTTGAGGGAGCGAAGAAGGCGTATGAGAACCTGGTGGAAAAGGACGGATATACCGGAGGGTATATGCGGCTGTTCAGCGATTATATGGGAATCATGCTGGGAATCCTCCCTGTATTTTTGATCTCCTCGCGTATCCTTCGGGACAGAAGGGCCGAGATGCAGGAGCTGATCTTCACGCGAAAGACCTCCTCGGCGGTGATCGTGACGGCGCGCTATCTGGCCGGGGTCAGTATGGCGATGCTGCCGGTGATCGCACTTTCTGTCATGCCGATGATCAACTGTATCTTATTTGCAGGGGGAACGGGCATGAAGCTGGATTATCTGGCGTTCCTGAAATACGACCTGGGCTGGCTTCTGCCGAGTGTACTGGTGGTGACGGCGCTGGGATTTCTGATCACGGAACTGACCGAAACGCCGCTTGCCGTACTTGTACAGGTCATTTGGTGGTTCGTAGCTCTTCAGACGGGAGTAAACGGTATGAGCGGAGGCGAATACGGTTGGACTCTGATTCCCAGACACAATTCGGTGATGAATTATGGCAGTTTTGCAGAAGGGTTCAGACAGCTTGTATATAACCGGTTGCTGTATACCATTCTGGCAGTTTTGCTGGTGGCAGTGACGATCGGAATTTATGAAGCAAAGAGAAAGGGGCATCTGAGAAGGCATGGAAAAATATTGCGCAATCACAAAAAGTCAGCTTAA
- a CDS encoding ABC transporter ATP-binding protein → MNTTIEIRHLDKYYGQKKALSDINLTIPAGMFGLLGRNGAGKTTLMKTLATLLKKQKGQVTICGIPLEEAARIRKITGYLPQDFSMYPNMTVREAMDYLGVLSGLPAKVRHERTLELLDRVNLGEAQHKKVKALSGGMKRRLGIAQAILHDPKVLIVDEPTAGLDPEERVRFRNLLCEIAEDRIVILSTHIVGDIEATCENIAVLDEGTLLFQGTARELLEAVRGKVYKAEIGRSELENLKKRYPVTSMLTMGNNVMVRFLSEDTPFPGAKRCAAGVEDAYMYLMQKRGGLR, encoded by the coding sequence ATGAATACAACCATTGAAATCCGCCATCTGGATAAATATTATGGGCAAAAAAAGGCGCTGTCGGACATAAATCTTACGATTCCCGCCGGAATGTTCGGCCTGCTTGGAAGGAACGGAGCGGGGAAGACGACGCTGATGAAAACGCTGGCGACACTGCTTAAGAAGCAGAAAGGGCAGGTCACGATCTGCGGGATTCCGCTGGAGGAGGCGGCCAGGATCAGAAAAATTACCGGTTATCTGCCACAGGATTTTTCCATGTACCCGAATATGACGGTCCGCGAAGCGATGGATTATTTGGGCGTGCTCTCCGGCCTTCCGGCAAAGGTAAGGCATGAGCGGACTTTGGAGCTTTTGGATAGGGTCAATCTGGGCGAGGCGCAGCACAAGAAGGTGAAGGCGCTGTCCGGAGGTATGAAACGGAGGCTGGGAATCGCGCAGGCCATTCTCCATGACCCGAAGGTGCTGATCGTAGACGAGCCCACGGCGGGGCTGGACCCGGAGGAACGGGTGAGGTTCCGCAACCTGCTCTGCGAGATCGCGGAGGATCGGATCGTAATCCTGTCCACGCACATTGTGGGAGATATCGAGGCGACCTGTGAAAATATCGCAGTTCTGGACGAGGGGACTCTGCTGTTTCAAGGGACCGCGAGGGAACTGCTTGAGGCAGTCCGGGGCAAGGTCTACAAGGCGGAGATCGGAAGAAGTGAGTTGGAGAATCTCAAAAAGCGCTATCCGGTGACCAGTATGCTGACGATGGGAAATAATGTGATGGTACGGTTTCTTTCGGAGGATACGCCGTTCCCAGGTGCCAAACGCTGTGCGGCGGGTGTGGAAGACGCCTATATGTATCTGATGCAGAAACGAGGTGGTCTGCGGTGA
- a CDS encoding response regulator transcription factor, translating to MEDKQHILIVEDDKYIINFLSMSLKKENYGFYVAKSVEEAMSLFYANRPDMLILDLGLPDGDGMEVVRAVREVSQVPIIVVSARQEEQQKIQALDMGADDYVTKPFYMGELLARIRVGLRRHAGKTSEEVPEVFTCDYLTVDREKRKVLIDGEQVHLTPLEFKILTLLIENRGKVLTHKYILNEIWGSTQGVESGNLRVFMATLRRKIEKEPANPRFILTEVGVGYRFRES from the coding sequence ATGGAAGATAAACAACACATTCTGATTGTGGAAGATGATAAATATATTATTAATTTCCTGTCCATGAGTCTCAAAAAGGAGAACTACGGATTCTATGTGGCGAAGTCGGTGGAGGAGGCCATGAGCCTTTTTTATGCGAACCGCCCCGACATGCTGATCCTGGACCTGGGGCTTCCTGACGGTGACGGAATGGAAGTGGTAAGGGCGGTCCGCGAGGTCTCGCAGGTTCCGATCATCGTGGTGAGCGCAAGACAGGAGGAGCAGCAGAAGATCCAGGCTCTGGACATGGGGGCAGATGATTACGTGACCAAGCCTTTTTATATGGGAGAGCTTCTGGCGCGTATCCGCGTGGGACTTAGAAGACATGCGGGCAAGACATCGGAGGAGGTGCCGGAGGTATTTACCTGCGACTATCTTACGGTTGACAGAGAAAAACGGAAGGTGTTGATTGACGGGGAGCAGGTGCATCTGACCCCTCTGGAGTTTAAGATTTTGACCCTTTTGATCGAGAACCGGGGGAAGGTGCTGACGCATAAATATATTTTGAACGAGATCTGGGGAAGTACCCAGGGCGTGGAGTCGGGGAATCTCAGGGTGTTCATGGCGACTCTCAGGAGGAAGATCGAGAAGGAGCCGGCAAATCCCAGGTTTATCCTGACGGAAGTAGGAGTGGGGTATCGGTTTCGGGAATCGTGA
- a CDS encoding TrkA family potassium uptake protein, whose product MKSVLIIGLGRFGHHLCTDMVKLGNEVMVIDRDEGTTEDLLHIATSVKVGDCTNEEVLRSLGVGNFDICFVCIGSNFQSSLEITSLVKELGARHVVCKANRDIHAKFLLRNGADEVFYPDRDIAERLAVRYSANHVFDYFELSEDYSIFEIRPKNGWIGHTIQEADIRARYHVNIFGIRQGTEIIVLPRADYIMKEEDHLMVVGLTKDIDRLLASMGK is encoded by the coding sequence ATGAAGTCAGTACTTATTATCGGTTTAGGAAGATTTGGGCACCATCTTTGTACGGATATGGTGAAGCTGGGAAATGAGGTGATGGTCATTGACCGTGATGAGGGGACTACGGAGGATCTGCTGCATATTGCGACCTCGGTAAAGGTCGGAGACTGTACGAATGAGGAAGTGTTAAGGAGTCTCGGCGTGGGAAATTTTGATATTTGCTTTGTGTGTATCGGTTCCAATTTTCAGAGCAGCCTGGAAATTACGAGTCTGGTGAAAGAGCTGGGGGCCAGGCATGTCGTCTGCAAGGCGAACCGGGATATTCATGCCAAGTTCCTGCTTCGCAACGGGGCGGACGAGGTGTTCTATCCGGACCGGGATATTGCAGAGCGGCTTGCGGTCAGGTACAGCGCCAATCATGTATTCGACTATTTTGAATTGAGCGAAGATTATTCTATTTTTGAGATTCGGCCGAAGAATGGCTGGATCGGACACACGATTCAGGAAGCCGATATCCGCGCAAGATATCATGTCAACATATTTGGAATCCGGCAGGGGACGGAGATCATCGTTCTTCCGCGGGCGGATTATATAATGAAGGAGGAGGACCACCTGATGGTGGTGGGGCTTACAAAGGATATTGACAGGCTGCTTGCGAGTATGGGAAAATAA
- a CDS encoding ATP-binding protein, with product MARYGKRAVYIIRSLVIVVVATLISLSIHSAGVGKENAVMVYIVGVILVTVCTTGYFYGAASAVLSVLIFNYFVTEPFHTFAVMNRSDMVLMFFFLMTAFISSSVTVRFQKQKQIAEDTRAQMEREHLKSSLLRSISHDFRTPLTGILGDCSLLAEAEEMDSATRRELAGEIQEQAIWLIKMMENILNMTKIENGQLYINKQPEVVDDIVYEAVTHVTGLREKRDFKIELPSELVVASLDGPMMVQVLINLLDNAMKHTKMGGMIRIRVVYKEEKVYFKVEDNGEGIAEELLPYIFDEFVTQSEGRADRQRGIGLGLAICKAVVEAHGGEIYAKNREEGGACVGFWLNATQADTDGR from the coding sequence TTGGCAAGATATGGGAAGAGAGCGGTCTATATTATCCGGTCTCTTGTGATCGTTGTGGTTGCGACTTTGATTTCTCTGTCGATTCATTCGGCCGGGGTCGGCAAAGAGAATGCGGTAATGGTCTATATTGTGGGAGTGATCCTGGTCACGGTCTGTACGACCGGTTATTTTTACGGGGCGGCAAGTGCGGTGCTGAGCGTTCTGATTTTTAATTATTTTGTGACGGAGCCGTTTCATACATTTGCCGTGATGAACCGCAGCGATATGGTGCTGATGTTCTTTTTCCTGATGACCGCATTTATTTCTTCAAGCGTGACCGTGCGTTTTCAGAAACAGAAGCAGATTGCGGAGGATACCCGGGCGCAGATGGAGAGGGAGCATTTAAAAAGCAGTCTGTTACGAAGCATTTCCCATGATTTCAGGACGCCGCTTACGGGGATTCTGGGAGATTGCAGCCTGCTCGCGGAGGCTGAGGAGATGGACTCTGCGACGCGCAGGGAACTGGCGGGAGAGATTCAGGAGCAGGCCATCTGGCTGATCAAGATGATGGAAAATATCCTGAATATGACTAAGATCGAGAACGGACAGCTTTACATAAATAAGCAGCCGGAAGTGGTGGACGATATTGTATATGAGGCGGTCACACATGTGACCGGGCTTCGCGAGAAGCGGGATTTTAAGATCGAGCTTCCCAGCGAGCTGGTGGTAGCATCCCTGGACGGTCCGATGATGGTGCAGGTCCTGATCAATCTTCTGGATAATGCGATGAAGCATACCAAGATGGGAGGCATGATCCGGATAAGGGTTGTTTATAAGGAGGAAAAAGTGTATTTTAAAGTGGAGGATAACGGGGAAGGAATCGCGGAAGAGCTTCTGCCGTACATTTTTGACGAGTTTGTCACCCAGTCAGAAGGACGGGCCGACCGCCAGAGAGGAATCGGACTGGGACTTGCGATATGTAAGGCGGTAGTGGAAGCACACGGCGGTGAGATTTACGCGAAAAACCGGGAGGAAGGAGGAGCCTGTGTTGGATTTTGGCTAAATGCTACGCAGGCAGACACAGATGGAAGATAA
- a CDS encoding response regulator transcription factor, translated as MAQKILIVDDEEGIRQLVRDYFEIQDYEVIEADSGNAALKRIEEAPDLILLDINMPDLDGLSVCRKIRSSVECPIVFLTARIEEQDRINGFLMGGDDYVLKPFSIEELGARVMAHLRREQRRQASGTVNVVGEVAIYYEERVVRSNSVKIYLTKTEYEIVELLSLHPGQIFSKESIYEKLRGYDAEGDSAIIAEHIRRIRGKIGALTRQEVIETVWGVGYRWIG; from the coding sequence ATGGCGCAGAAAATATTGATTGTCGACGATGAAGAGGGCATCAGGCAGCTCGTGAGAGATTATTTTGAAATACAGGATTACGAAGTGATAGAGGCGGACAGCGGAAATGCGGCGCTGAAAAGGATAGAGGAGGCCCCGGATCTGATCCTTCTGGACATCAACATGCCGGATCTGGACGGACTGTCCGTCTGCCGGAAGATCCGGAGCAGCGTGGAGTGCCCTATCGTTTTCCTGACGGCAAGGATTGAAGAACAGGACCGGATCAACGGATTTTTGATGGGCGGAGACGACTACGTTCTCAAGCCCTTCAGCATCGAAGAGTTGGGCGCAAGGGTCATGGCACATCTGCGAAGGGAGCAGAGGAGGCAGGCGTCCGGAACGGTAAATGTGGTGGGAGAGGTGGCAATCTATTACGAGGAGCGGGTGGTGCGCAGCAATTCTGTCAAAATTTATCTCACCAAAACGGAATATGAGATCGTGGAGCTGCTATCTCTTCACCCGGGGCAGATTTTCAGCAAAGAGAGTATTTACGAGAAACTAAGAGGGTATGACGCCGAGGGAGACAGCGCGATCATTGCGGAGCATATCCGGAGGATCCGCGGGAAAATAGGAGCCTTAACCAGGCAGGAGGTCATCGAGACCGTGTGGGGAGTGGGATATCGATGGATTGGTTAG
- a CDS encoding AAA family ATPase — protein sequence MNKPIVRIEKIWIKNFKNVGYGQLSFENNRKAFNASVLGLYGQNGSGKTALLDVIEILKLALSGQPVPLRFADYINVDCEYTTLKYEFKVKTTNGTYDTFYEFSIRKEFDVISQNTESHGEDTVKYKTTVFDEVLSYSYISNEEKYRLGALIDTKTADIFVPKSKFDILVGKDKEDITDLLVAKRITLATSRAFIFSRELLSIIRKNYAQKKGTGSSYELERHVTLLESLVEYGNFGLFVINTSNSGLISLNALPLAFRYEENNKRAVGQLAIPLNDATTIPIDTLDVVKKIICNMNIVLSQIVPGLTISVKELGQQVLKNGQVGCRLQLMSNKNSREIALQYESEGIKKIISILQLLIVVYNKSSITVAIDELDAGVFEYLLGELLKIISEKGKGQLIFTSHNLRPLETIDKGFVAFTTTNSQNRYIRFNHVKDNNNLRDFYFRDIILGEQSEIVYEPTNNYEISLAFREAGENIGP from the coding sequence ATGAATAAACCAATAGTAAGGATAGAGAAAATCTGGATTAAGAATTTTAAAAATGTAGGTTATGGGCAGTTAAGTTTCGAAAACAACAGAAAGGCATTTAATGCCAGTGTTTTGGGATTATATGGACAGAATGGTTCAGGAAAAACAGCGCTGCTTGATGTGATTGAAATCCTAAAATTAGCATTGTCAGGACAGCCGGTGCCCCTGAGATTTGCTGACTACATTAACGTTGACTGCGAGTATACGACGCTGAAATATGAATTTAAGGTAAAAACTACGAATGGAACATATGATACATTCTATGAATTTAGCATTAGGAAAGAGTTTGATGTAATATCGCAGAATACGGAAAGTCATGGGGAGGATACGGTAAAATATAAGACAACGGTGTTTGATGAGGTATTAAGCTACTCTTATATATCAAATGAAGAAAAATACCGCCTTGGCGCATTAATTGATACGAAAACAGCGGATATTTTTGTTCCAAAATCAAAATTTGATATTTTAGTCGGAAAGGATAAGGAAGATATCACTGATTTGCTGGTGGCGAAGAGAATTACACTGGCGACTTCAAGAGCATTCATTTTTTCCAGAGAACTATTGAGTATAATTCGGAAAAATTATGCGCAGAAAAAAGGAACAGGATCTTCTTATGAATTGGAGCGACATGTGACTTTGTTGGAAAGTCTGGTGGAATATGGTAATTTTGGGTTATTTGTTATTAATACATCTAACTCAGGTCTTATTAGTTTGAATGCATTACCATTGGCTTTTAGATATGAAGAAAATAATAAAAGGGCAGTCGGGCAACTGGCAATTCCATTAAATGATGCGACGACGATTCCGATAGATACATTAGATGTGGTGAAAAAAATAATTTGTAATATGAATATTGTATTATCGCAAATTGTCCCGGGGCTTACCATCAGTGTAAAAGAATTAGGGCAGCAGGTATTGAAGAATGGGCAGGTTGGTTGTAGGTTACAGCTTATGTCTAATAAAAATAGTAGAGAAATTGCACTTCAATATGAATCGGAAGGAATAAAAAAAATTATTTCGATATTACAGTTATTAATCGTAGTTTATAATAAATCTTCTATTACGGTAGCAATTGATGAGCTGGATGCAGGGGTGTTTGAATATTTACTGGGAGAGCTTTTGAAGATTATATCTGAAAAAGGAAAGGGACAATTGATTTTTACTTCCCACAACTTACGTCCTTTGGAGACGATTGACAAAGGTTTTGTGGCTTTCACAACGACAAATTCACAAAACAGGTATATTCGTTTTAACCATGTGAAGGATAATAATAATCTTCGAGATTTCTATTTTCGGGATATCATTTTGGGTGAACAAAGTGAAATAGTATATGAGCCGACTAATAATTATGAAATCTCGCTTGCATTTAGAGAGGCGGGTGAAAATATTGGCCCGTAA
- a CDS encoding TrkH family potassium uptake protein, with translation MNILYKKLTQTQIIVIGYLLIILAGSLLLMLPVSSRGRVVTPFGDTLFTATSAACVTGLVVRDTWHHWSLFGQVVILGLIQIGGMGFMTLGVYMAILLRRRIGLRIRGILQESINSLQIGGIVKLAKKITKGTFVFEGVGALLLMCRFIPEYGVLRGIWYGIFHSVSAFCNAGFDLMGGAYGKYSSLTFYEGDVLVNLTIMALIVIGGIGFFVWDDISVHKLNWKKYRLHTKIVLSMTTVLIVSGALLFYLAERQNVLAQMSVPEQVLGSLFQSVTARTAGFNTTDTGALTEGGKFLTILLMFIGGSPGSTAGGIKTTTLVVLLVFVRANLRQEAGCNVFGRRLDESTIRKASVVLCTNLFLAMAAVMILAVLQPISLTDLLFEVFSAIGTVGMSTGITRNLCQASRIVLIFLMFCGRIGSLTFALSLRGHKHEPPVKQPVEQITIG, from the coding sequence ATGAACATATTATATAAAAAATTAACGCAGACGCAGATTATTGTGATCGGATATCTGCTGATTATTCTTGCAGGAAGTTTGCTTTTGATGTTGCCGGTATCGTCGAGGGGAAGGGTAGTCACGCCTTTTGGGGACACCTTGTTCACAGCAACCTCGGCTGCCTGTGTGACGGGGCTTGTGGTGAGGGATACCTGGCATCACTGGTCCCTGTTCGGACAGGTGGTCATCTTAGGGCTGATCCAGATCGGCGGTATGGGATTTATGACACTGGGCGTGTATATGGCGATCTTGCTCAGGAGGAGGATCGGGCTTCGGATTCGGGGAATTTTACAGGAGAGTATTAATAGCCTTCAGATCGGCGGGATTGTGAAGCTGGCAAAAAAGATTACGAAGGGAACGTTTGTGTTTGAAGGCGTGGGCGCTTTGCTGTTGATGTGCCGGTTTATCCCGGAGTACGGGGTGCTGCGCGGAATCTGGTACGGAATCTTTCATTCCGTGTCGGCATTTTGCAATGCGGGATTTGACCTTATGGGCGGAGCATATGGAAAATACAGCTCCCTTACTTTTTATGAGGGAGATGTTCTGGTCAATCTTACAATTATGGCGCTGATCGTGATCGGCGGAATCGGCTTTTTTGTGTGGGACGATATTTCGGTACATAAGCTGAACTGGAAGAAATACCGCCTGCACACGAAGATTGTGCTATCTATGACGACCGTCCTGATCGTATCGGGAGCCCTCCTGTTTTATCTGGCGGAGCGGCAGAATGTGTTGGCGCAGATGTCGGTCCCGGAGCAGGTACTTGGGTCCCTTTTCCAATCTGTGACGGCCCGGACGGCAGGGTTTAACACGACGGATACGGGAGCGTTGACGGAAGGAGGCAAGTTTCTGACGATTCTGCTGATGTTCATCGGGGGAAGTCCGGGGTCGACAGCCGGGGGAATCAAGACTACGACTCTGGTGGTGCTCCTGGTATTTGTCCGTGCGAACTTAAGGCAGGAGGCAGGGTGTAATGTGTTTGGCCGCAGACTTGATGAGAGTACGATTCGCAAAGCCAGCGTGGTGCTTTGTACCAATCTGTTTCTGGCGATGGCGGCGGTGATGATTTTGGCGGTATTGCAGCCGATTTCTCTTACGGATCTTTTGTTTGAAGTGTTTTCAGCCATCGGAACGGTGGGAATGTCCACCGGAATCACCAGGAATCTGTGCCAGGCGTCGCGGATCGTGCTGATATTTTTGATGTTCTGTGGAAGAATCGGAAGTTTGACCTTTGCCCTATCCCTCAGAGGACACAAGCATGAGCCACCGGTTAAGCAGCCGGTGGAACAGATTACAATTGGATAG
- a CDS encoding HAMP domain-containing sensor histidine kinase: MDWLEEKVEKFRLWLQNLSLCRALTMYLALAITAAALVSYVTQNVLTDWSVMIYRQYGADLPNAWRAIEGADQERLICLQKCMVILPFCYVSMAVLAAAVLFWHKRLKKPFSILQASARAIREHDLDFRVAYDSRDEMGELCRSFEDMRMEMVCGKEEMWRLIEEQRRINAAFAHDLRTPLTVLRGYSDFLYRYIPEGKVSMEKMTATLKLMSEHIRRLESYSYTMKGIRSFEELAVQKEEMDICRLAGRMEEMTEALNRIGDVEISFHFVIRESEGKGLREFGASENDKDLKARIDENMILEVVENLVSNAIRYARRQVELMLEVDAKEEMLYLTVSDDGMGFTEEEREKAVLPYFHGNAPGAEEKNTHFGIGLYISQILSRKHGGTLSLANRMEGGALVSVSFSYRES; this comes from the coding sequence ATGGATTGGTTAGAAGAGAAAGTAGAAAAATTTAGGCTTTGGCTTCAGAACCTCTCCCTTTGCCGCGCGTTAACTATGTACCTGGCGCTGGCCATCACGGCGGCGGCCCTCGTTTCCTATGTGACGCAAAATGTTCTGACGGACTGGAGCGTCATGATCTACAGGCAGTATGGGGCGGATCTGCCAAACGCCTGGCGCGCGATCGAGGGTGCGGATCAGGAGCGCCTTATATGTTTGCAGAAATGTATGGTCATACTGCCATTTTGCTATGTAAGTATGGCAGTTCTGGCGGCGGCCGTCTTGTTCTGGCATAAAAGACTGAAAAAACCGTTCTCTATTTTGCAGGCTTCCGCCAGAGCGATCAGGGAGCATGACCTTGATTTCAGGGTTGCGTATGACAGCCGGGACGAGATGGGAGAGCTTTGCCGCTCATTTGAAGATATGCGCATGGAAATGGTGTGCGGGAAGGAGGAAATGTGGAGGCTGATCGAGGAACAGCGCAGGATCAACGCGGCCTTTGCTCACGATCTGCGCACGCCGCTGACTGTGCTGCGTGGATATTCGGATTTTCTTTACCGCTATATTCCGGAGGGGAAGGTCAGCATGGAGAAAATGACGGCCACCCTGAAATTGATGTCGGAGCATATAAGGAGGCTGGAGTCGTACAGCTACACCATGAAAGGAATCCGCAGCTTTGAAGAGCTGGCGGTACAGAAAGAGGAGATGGATATTTGCCGCCTTGCGGGGCGTATGGAGGAAATGACGGAGGCGCTGAACCGGATCGGAGATGTGGAGATTTCTTTTCACTTTGTGATCCGGGAATCAGAAGGAAAGGGGCTGCGGGAATTTGGCGCCAGTGAGAATGATAAAGATCTGAAGGCGAGGATTGATGAAAATATGATCCTGGAGGTGGTGGAGAATCTGGTGTCCAACGCGATTCGCTACGCCAGGAGACAGGTGGAGCTTATGCTGGAGGTCGATGCGAAGGAGGAGATGCTCTATCTTACGGTCTCTGACGACGGGATGGGATTTACCGAAGAAGAGAGGGAGAAGGCGGTCCTGCCCTATTTTCACGGGAATGCGCCGGGTGCAGAAGAAAAAAATACACATTTCGGGATCGGGCTTTACATTTCCCAAATTCTCAGCAGGAAGCATGGAGGGACTTTGAGCCTTGCAAATCGAATGGAGGGCGGCGCTTTGGTAAGTGTTTCGTTTTCTTATAGAGAATCTTAA